The Halomonas sp. 'Soap Lake #6' genomic sequence CGAGTTGTATGATAGTGTTTATAGCCTTGTGAAAAGGCACTCCCCGATTTTCTTGCATGAAATTTGTGCTCTATATGATATTGGTTTCCGTCCTAGAGTTATTCGCTCACTGGTTTCGTTAATAGCCTCTGGGAAATTAAAGGCCAATATATTAGAAAAAGAAATTGGTGACGATTTGCTTCTTTGGGCATGAGGTGACTTATGTTGGAAGATCCTTTTTTTGATGAGTCTTTAGCAGGTATAGGTTTCTCGCATACAGCGTGTAAAAAAAGCCGCGATGAAATTGAGGATGTCGCATTCATCACAATAGATGATCTTGATGAGGAGTGCGCCGATAAAGCCTTGTTCAAGTATAAAGTAATAAAGTTGGTCAATAAAAGGCTTAACGGAGGCTGGACGAAGAAGAACGTAGAGCCAATTATCTATGAATTATATAATGAAGGTTTTATAGACAAAAAGCCTGGGTGGCAAAGCGTAGCTAGATGGAATGCAAAGTATCGTGTCGATAAAAATTTGCTTTACTTGGTTGATAGAAGAGCGATAAAAAATAATTTTTGTGATTTTAATTCTTTCTCAAAAGACACTTTCTTTTGGGACGCAATCGAAAAGAAATATCTTACACGAGTGAGGGGGTCTGTTGCGACCACTTATCAGTTTTATAAGGATTTAATATTAATTCATAATAATGAAAATCCAGATAATAAGTTTGTAGCTGTTGGGCGAAGCGCCTTTTACGATAGAGTTAAAAAGCTTCCACCTTATATTTGTGACTTGAAGCGTTATGGAAAACGATATGCGGATAAAAAATATCGATTGATCAATAGTTTTAAAAAGTCTACTAGGGTGATGGAACGTGTTGAAATTGACCATACTGCTCTTGACTTGATCTTGCTTGATGATACCTTGAATATTCCTATTGGAAGGCCATTTATAACTGTTCTTATTGATACATTTAGTAAATGTATCGTGGGTTTTTATTTAAGCTTTAGAGGGCCGAGCTATAATTCTGTAAGATGTGCGATCATAAATGCATGTCTGGACAAAGAGGATGTTTTGAAGAAATATCCTGACGTCGAAAAAGATTGGCCATGTCAGGGTCGCATTGAAACACTAGTTGTTGATAATGGTGCAGAATTTTGGTCGAAAGATCTTGAGAGGTTTTCTGCTTCAATAGGGATGAGTATTGAGTATAATCCAGTTGGAAAGCCATGGAAGAAGCCTTTAGTCGAAAGGATTTTTAATACTTATAATACAAAATTTGTTCATCAGATACCTGGGAAAACTTTCTCAAGTGCAAAAGACCTAGAGGGGTATGAGCCTCAGAAAGATGCACTGTTGCCATTCTCCGAATTCTTATATTTGCTGCATATCTGGGTTATTGATATTTATAACCAGCAGTCAAACAGCCGTAAAACACATATACCCGCTTTATCATGGCAAGTTGGGTATGAGGAATTCCCTCCTGTTATTTATCAGGGTCTTGAAAAGCAGAGATTTAAAATAGAGAGCTTTCCTACTGTCTATCGCGATTTACGGCCAATTGGGATAGAGGTGGATCATATAAGCTATAGTAACGAAGCGCTAGTAGAGTTTAGAAAAAACAACCCGCCACCCCTTGGTCAAACAAAACATAAGCTTTGTGTGAAGCGAGATCCATCTGATGTTTCTTATGTTTATGTATACTTACCTAATTTGGAAAAATATATTAAGGTTGATGCGACTAGTCAAGATTTTTCATTAGAGGGCGTCTCTATTTTTCAGTACCAAGTTATGAGGAAAGCGTTAACTAGATATATTGACGCCAATGTTGACCATGCAGGGCTTGCTTTAGCGAATATGAAGCTAAGCGAAAGGATGGATGATATAAGTAATCTGGCTTTGGCTAATAAAAAAAGTCGCTCAAGGGGAATGAAAAGTGTGGCCGCTTTCGTAGGTATAGATAGTGAAGGTGAAACATCTTTTGAAAGTGTCCATAATAATTTGAAAAATAAAAAAGATACAAAATTGAGTTTTTTTGAAGGTGAAACGTTAGATGACAAAAAATTAAAGTCTATCGATGATTGGAACGAGATTGCTGATAATTTGGAGCCTTATTAATGAATATTATCCATTCTGAATGTAATCAGCGTAGGTTATATAAATTCCTAAATTGTTTTGTTCAGCATGCAGCTATGAAAAAGACATTAAATTCTTTGTATCGTTTAAAAAATAACCAAATATTGGGCGGAGAGCAGCAATGCATGCTGATAACAGGCGATACTGGATCTGGGAAAAGTGCATTAATTAAAGAGTTTTCTTCGGCTTTTCCTAGTTATGAAGAAAATGGTGTTTTGATCCAGCCAGTGCTTGTGTCACGTATTCCAAGTAAGCCTGATGTTGAAAAAATGATGATTGAACTTATGAACGACTTAGGTCAGTTTGGTTCTGAAGCAAGAAAAGGCAGGAGGAGGGAAATTGGTCTGGCAGAGGCACTAGTTAAAATGTTGAAAGTTTGTAAAACTCAAATAATTATCATAAACGAGTTTCAGGAGTTAATAGAGTTTAAATCAGTTGAAGATCGTCAAAGGATTGCAAACAGGCTTAAGCTCATTAGTGAGCAAGCGGGCATACCTGTTGTACTGGTAGGAATGCCATGGGCTTCTGAGATTTCAAATGAGCCTCAATGGGCCTCTCGTCTGATGTGTAAAATCGAGTTGCCATACTTTAAATTTTTAAATGAAGATGATCGAAAAGAGTTTACGTGTTTCGTTAAAGGTTTAGCATGTAGAATGGGGTATGAAAAGCCTCCTAAATTTGAAATCGATGAGATTTTGTTTCCCCTTTTTTCCGCAACACGAGGCGAGGCAAGGAAAGTTAAGCATATTCTCAGTGAAGCTCTTTCCTTAGCTTTGTGGAGAGGTGAAAATACTGTCCATCAACAGCATTTGGCCGAAGTAATGGATTCTGCTTTCTTTTATGAGGATAACCCCTTCAAATTACCCTTAAACGAGGTGCCTCTGTGTGAGGTGTCTAAGTATGCTTCTTATAACCGTTATTCAACTGTGGAATCTGATATGTTTGTGAGTACTCAATTCACGCCAAAAATTCCAACGAAAGTGCTTTTTTCAAAATCATAAGCAGCTTATTAAGACGCCATTCTCTAATTACAGAATTGATGGGAGCTTTTTAAAGTACCATTGCATTCTTGCTAAGAATCTCTTAGCATATTTTTGTGTCATCTTGCGCTAGCCTAGCGGCTTTCCAAGTAGCGATGGTGTTTTCATGGACAGTCCGCTTCCAGATCGCTTGAGAGCCGCCAGGCAAGCAGCGGGTATGACACAAAGGCAGTTGGGTGAATACCTCGGCATGGAGCCGAATCTGGCGAGTGCGCGTATGACGCAGTATGAAAAGGGGCAGCATGCGCCCAATTTCCAGTTGCTGAAGAGGCTTTCAGAGGCACTAGAGGTGCCCATTCCCTATTTTTTCTGCGAAGACGATACCGTGGCAGAATTGATCCTTGAGTTAGATAAACTCGACCCTGCAGAACGCCAACGCTTGTTGGAACAGCTTAAAAAGGGCAGTGCGCCTAGCGAAAGCTGATCCCGTTACTGATCAGCCGCCTGCAACTTCAACGTAATTGACCTTGATGAGCGCCTTTTGACTTCTTTCAGCTACAACTCTGATCTGATCGGTGGTGGACTGATGGTGCGCGAAAGCCGTGCCATTGCCGATTTGCTGCTTTCTAATGCTGATGAAAGGCAGTGGCATCAGGCAATCATCGTTGATAACCGCCTCCAGAAGAACCGTCCCGCCACTGCTAAACGTGCAGGTCAAGCTATTCGTAAGCGCTTAGAGAAGCTGGAGCCACCTTTTTGGCAAGCGCTACGGGATGGCGACGACCAGCTCGCCACACAGGTGTCTTTCTGTGCCGCTATGTCGCGTAACCTGCTATTGGTGGAGTTTCTTGAAAGTGTTGTCGCCGATGCGTTCTTAACCCAGGCGGAGGCGCTTCAGGCCTATCAGTGGGATGAGTTTTTAGCTGAGCGTGCCCACCGCGATGAAGCAATAGCAGGGTGGGCCGAAAGCTCGAAGCGTAAAATGGGGCAGGTGGCGTACCGTATGTTGGCGGAAGTTGGCGTATTGGTGTCCAGTCGCTCGCGCAAGTTACAGCCCTTGCTGCTACGGCCAGAAGTTAAAAGCTTGCTTGAAACCTACCAGCACGAACGATTGCAGGCATGTTGCCGTCGGCTGCGTTAAATGTGCATGTTGCCTTCTTAACCTCGTTCTTTTCTTAAAAACCGTGCTTACGTCAAAACACGACTAAGTAGACCTTGCAACGCAGGTGGCTAGCGGCATAGTCTTACCCAACCAGCCTTTTGCATTAGAAAAAGCTTTGCATCAAACATGCTAGACACAGGGACGCATCCGCATGTCACAGAGTGATCAGTACCCACCCCCCAGCGGCTTTAACCACCACGAGGATGACCAGCTTCGGGCGCGTTTGAACCAAGTCGCTGAGAAAATCACGCGGCCTGATTTTTTAGCGGGCCAGGGGTTGGGTAATGAACTGGGCTTCTGGATTTTCGATTACGCCCCAGAGCATGAACTGCAGGTGCGTGCCTACCTGAACTTCCTCCCCTCATTAATGGCACGCCAGCACCCTGGCATCAAAATGGCGCAGGTCAATCTGCTGGAAGTGCTAAAGGATTACCTCACCGAGCGCGGCTTCCTGGATAAAGCCATTGCCATGCAAAAAAGCAAAGGCGATGCGGCACTACTGAAGGCGCTGCGTGGGCCGCTGCACATGGACAAGTTCGCCCCATACCTTATCCGACACTCCTTGTCGCATGACCCCGATATTGTGCTGCTTACCGGTGTGGGTAGCCTATGGCCCATGGTGCGTGCGCACAGCTTGTTAAATGCCCTACACGGGCCGCTCGGCCATAAGCCATTGGTACTCTTCTACCCAGGCCGATACGACGGACAAACGATGTCGCTGTTTAAGCAGATCAAAAGCAATAACTACTACCGTGCGTTTGCGCTTGTGCCCTAGCGCAACGGATGACGTCATGCCGTATATTACGTTCGCTTGGTGAGTAGTGGTCTTTGATATCGTGGTACCTCTCAGCTTGAAACGCCCAGGGTTTAAACATTTACAGGACAGATATGCACATTCAAGAGCTCTTCCTCAAACCGCTCAGCCGGTCAATCAACGGCGTGGTCAAAGCCGACCAGCGTGACCAGGAAACCATTTACCAAGAGCTGGATGAGTATGTCGTCACCAACGAGCTAGAAAAGCATTTTCGTGCTTTTTTTGAATCCTACACCACTCCCTTAAATGACCCCTCTATCGCCAACCGCGTGGGCGTTTGGGTCAGCGGCTTTTTTGGGTCGGGTAAATCGCACTTTTTGAAAACGCTCTCTTACTTGCTAGCCAACACGGAAGCGTTTGATGCCAACGGCCAGGCCAAGCGAGCCGCCGACTTTTTTGATGAGCAGAAGCTGGTCGATAGCTCTATTCGGGCTGATATCGACAAAGCTGTTCGTGAGCCGGCCCATGTGGTGCTGTTCAACATCGACAGCAAGGCCAGCTCGAACGACGATGGCAACCCCATCCTCAACGTCTTCCTGCGCGTGTTTAACGAGCACCAGGGCTTTAGCTCTGATTACCCACACATTGCCCACATGGAACGCCACCTGGAAAAGCGCGGCGTGTATGAGCGCTTTAAGCAGGCCTTTAACGACGCCAGCGGCGTGGTGTGGGAAGAGGAACGAGACGGCTATCAGTT encodes the following:
- a CDS encoding Mu transposase C-terminal domain-containing protein → MLEDPFFDESLAGIGFSHTACKKSRDEIEDVAFITIDDLDEECADKALFKYKVIKLVNKRLNGGWTKKNVEPIIYELYNEGFIDKKPGWQSVARWNAKYRVDKNLLYLVDRRAIKNNFCDFNSFSKDTFFWDAIEKKYLTRVRGSVATTYQFYKDLILIHNNENPDNKFVAVGRSAFYDRVKKLPPYICDLKRYGKRYADKKYRLINSFKKSTRVMERVEIDHTALDLILLDDTLNIPIGRPFITVLIDTFSKCIVGFYLSFRGPSYNSVRCAIINACLDKEDVLKKYPDVEKDWPCQGRIETLVVDNGAEFWSKDLERFSASIGMSIEYNPVGKPWKKPLVERIFNTYNTKFVHQIPGKTFSSAKDLEGYEPQKDALLPFSEFLYLLHIWVIDIYNQQSNSRKTHIPALSWQVGYEEFPPVIYQGLEKQRFKIESFPTVYRDLRPIGIEVDHISYSNEALVEFRKNNPPPLGQTKHKLCVKRDPSDVSYVYVYLPNLEKYIKVDATSQDFSLEGVSIFQYQVMRKALTRYIDANVDHAGLALANMKLSERMDDISNLALANKKSRSRGMKSVAAFVGIDSEGETSFESVHNNLKNKKDTKLSFFEGETLDDKKLKSIDDWNEIADNLEPY
- a CDS encoding TniB family NTP-binding protein; the protein is MNIIHSECNQRRLYKFLNCFVQHAAMKKTLNSLYRLKNNQILGGEQQCMLITGDTGSGKSALIKEFSSAFPSYEENGVLIQPVLVSRIPSKPDVEKMMIELMNDLGQFGSEARKGRRREIGLAEALVKMLKVCKTQIIIINEFQELIEFKSVEDRQRIANRLKLISEQAGIPVVLVGMPWASEISNEPQWASRLMCKIELPYFKFLNEDDRKEFTCFVKGLACRMGYEKPPKFEIDEILFPLFSATRGEARKVKHILSEALSLALWRGENTVHQQHLAEVMDSAFFYEDNPFKLPLNEVPLCEVSKYASYNRYSTVESDMFVSTQFTPKIPTKVLFSKS
- a CDS encoding helix-turn-helix domain-containing protein; its protein translation is MDSPLPDRLRAARQAAGMTQRQLGEYLGMEPNLASARMTQYEKGQHAPNFQLLKRLSEALEVPIPYFFCEDDTVAELILELDKLDPAERQRLLEQLKKGSAPSES
- a CDS encoding DUF1819 family protein, translated to MTSFSYNSDLIGGGLMVRESRAIADLLLSNADERQWHQAIIVDNRLQKNRPATAKRAGQAIRKRLEKLEPPFWQALRDGDDQLATQVSFCAAMSRNLLLVEFLESVVADAFLTQAEALQAYQWDEFLAERAHRDEAIAGWAESSKRKMGQVAYRMLAEVGVLVSSRSRKLQPLLLRPEVKSLLETYQHERLQACCRRLR
- a CDS encoding DUF1788 domain-containing protein; translated protein: MSQSDQYPPPSGFNHHEDDQLRARLNQVAEKITRPDFLAGQGLGNELGFWIFDYAPEHELQVRAYLNFLPSLMARQHPGIKMAQVNLLEVLKDYLTERGFLDKAIAMQKSKGDAALLKALRGPLHMDKFAPYLIRHSLSHDPDIVLLTGVGSLWPMVRAHSLLNALHGPLGHKPLVLFYPGRYDGQTMSLFKQIKSNNYYRAFALVP